In Pseudomonas lalkuanensis, the following are encoded in one genomic region:
- a CDS encoding 16S rRNA (uracil(1498)-N(3))-methyltransferase, protein MRLSRFFIDAPLSLGQHELPEAQAHYIGRVLRLATGDAVQLFDGSGQEYLGELIEVGKKIVRVELREAFAGMAESALRVHLGQGLSRGERMDWAIQKATELGAVEISPIVSERCEVRLKDERADKRLAHWRQVAISACEQCGRSVLPVIHAPIALADWQRQVEADLKLVLHPVAAPLASHARPGSLAFLIGPEGGLSEAEVDAAKSAGFHAARLGPRVLRTETAPVVALSVAQQLWGDF, encoded by the coding sequence ATGCGCCTTTCCCGCTTTTTCATCGACGCCCCGCTCTCCCTCGGCCAGCACGAACTGCCCGAAGCCCAGGCCCACTACATCGGTCGCGTCCTGCGCCTGGCCACGGGCGATGCCGTGCAGCTGTTCGACGGTTCCGGGCAGGAGTACCTCGGCGAACTGATCGAGGTGGGCAAGAAGATCGTCAGGGTGGAATTGCGCGAAGCCTTCGCCGGAATGGCCGAGTCTGCCCTGCGGGTGCACCTGGGTCAGGGCCTGTCGCGCGGCGAGCGCATGGACTGGGCGATCCAGAAAGCCACCGAGTTGGGCGCGGTCGAGATCAGCCCGATTGTCAGCGAGCGCTGCGAAGTCCGTCTGAAGGACGAACGCGCCGACAAGCGCCTCGCCCACTGGCGCCAGGTCGCCATCAGCGCCTGTGAGCAATGCGGCCGCTCGGTGCTGCCGGTCATCCATGCGCCAATCGCCTTGGCCGACTGGCAGCGCCAGGTCGAGGCCGACCTCAAGCTGGTCCTGCATCCGGTGGCCGCCCCCCTGGCCAGCCATGCCCGGCCGGGTAGCCTGGCTTTCCTGATCGGGCCGGAAGGCGGCCTCTCCGAGGCCGAGGTGGATGCGGCGAAGTCAGCCGGCTTCCATGCCGCGCGCCTGGGCCCCCGCGTATTGCGCACCGAAACGGCGCCGGTGGTGGCGCTCAGCGTGGCGCAGCAACTCTGGGGCGATTTCTAG
- a CDS encoding Hpt domain-containing protein has protein sequence MTDRHDYVALEWVKGEIAETLKQARQALEDFVENPQDPTRMRFCLTYIHQVQGTLQMVEFYGAALLAEEMERLAQALMEGRAANRGEALEVLMQAILQLPPYLDRIQSARRDLPMVLLPLLNDLRAARGDNLLSETSLFAPDLSSVLPALSMDTLARMRTADLPVLLRKLRQMLQTALVGVIRNQDLATNLGYMARVFARLESLCQDAPLGPLWQIASGLVEGLANGSVVNGSSVRNLLRQVDKELKRLLEEGADGFNQAAPEELVKNLLFYIAKAPAQSPRIRALKERYRLDEALPDTAVVDEERARLAGPDRDAMRSVVTALCEELVRVKDSLDLFVRSDRSGVTELDSLLPPLKQIADTLAVLGFGQPRRVILDQIDVIHGLSLGQRDPSDAVLMDVAGALLYVEATLAGMVGPAEPGVAEESHLPTTDVAQIHQLVIKEARNGLEQAKDAIIEFIASQWNHEHLARVPELLTQARGGMAMIPLPRAAALLDACNRYILEQLLARKAVPNWQSLDTLADAITSVEYYLERLSEDHAAQGDLILDVAEESLGALGYPLQEKPSILDRVEEEEAPAPLADPLQEIEVLAAEESELHQHLDPEDEPEAVMPQAADLELADDGLDSQAPLEPPQLAEAPAAEGDLLVSDDNWSLGELDAEPAAESIDLSLDAPLELAEATVAPAAEGDLLVSDDNWSLGELDAEPAAESIDLSLDMPLELTAAAAPLADDNSWSLDDLTADAADLVTEPALDTPAKPEAIASLELESALLPEGEALPGLDLDELENLPAETEVPVAGDDELLNLSLDEPLEFDEGQPLPSFDLADLEELPPALPGDPPALDMPLENFDTLPSLDFDELDSLPGAEPVAELDALNLDDLPAPLEWDEAALAELGLPEVELPSALLEEPVVEPAAERPLSLAEVMAAPVPAFNPPAREVPPSLLPPPADEEPVDDELQEVFIEEAGEVLETLSEYLPRWRADSNDRDSLGEVRRAFHTLKGSGRMVRALIIGELSWSVENLLNRVLDRSIETDEPVYQVVQDVVDLLPTLVEEYAAKAQRQRDDVDLLAATAHALAKGQSLPKSEAPGSEQAVEPAGEPHAPVITETGEAMDPQLLEIFRNEAELHLETLAGFVKACDQELPQAVNDDLQRALHTLKGSAHMAGIMPIAEIATPLEKLAKEYKTNLLSIDLSEAGLLHEALNLLRQGVAQLDSTPLAPVPGTEALLERIRKLHQDRLDAANAARRDDKGETRDPQMISLFLAEGMDILLDAEDLLHRWREHPAERQELGALLEELTTLGRGAEMAELPQIEDLCEALLDVYGAVDEGSLPVSERFFDEAETAHEALIGMMDQVAAALEVTPQPERAQALRDLLQDVVDPAALALLEPGIPDLEIQELDADAADWAPAADSPPLPEPVEEPQVLEDVALPELASFDPEELPEAEPLDQVPATLDEEMVSIFLEEAVDILDSAGKALERWLGEPGNNPALLALQRDLHTLKGGARMAEIRPIGDLAHELESLYEGLVDRRYSHSPRLAGLLQASHDCLASLLEQLQARRALSDPLQLIQDIRGFRQGGAQSLSAAVVQPLPESEAFDALDFESEGGADLGDSPEAANDGQPEEDDEVLTELVVDVPEADSPARRVVEEPAAYVVPQAFDSDQDPELVEIFLEEGFDILDSAGAALQRWIEDPDNSLEIEALQRDLHTLKGGARMAEIGPIGDLAHELEFLYEGLCGGRLRASPALFGLLQACQDRLSEMLDAVRARGPLPDGKALVDAIKHWRANPSEQLSMPTAVHLQPVVEGELEAVAEADILDIFLEEADDLLESMEVAIGRWEEARDDGAHVDELLRVLHTLKGGARLAGQKRLGDLTHDLEQHLVEAQQQGAPWPESLFLDVQSGYEGLQAELEELRQQLDRSLAEELPAPTPAPGQAELPQLAAPIVAASVQPLVVGQERVLPFVQRAREAAQEAAARRAPQELVKVPAELLEGLVNLAGETSIFRGRVEQQVSDFSFTLSEMEATIERVRDQLRRLDTETQAQILSRYQAEAERAGYEDFDPLEMDRHSQLQQLSRALFESASDLLDLKETLAAKNRDAETLLLQQARVNTELQEGLMRTRMVPFDRLVPRLRRIVRQVASELDKQVEFVVGNAEGEMDRTVLERMVAPLEHMLRNAVDHGIENAEARRAAGKSESGTIRLNLGREGGDIVLTLADDGAGIKFEAVRRKAIERGMMDAESDLSDHEILQFILEPGFSTADKVTQISGRGVGMDVVHSEVKQLGGTMSIDSTPGEGSRFLIRLPFTVSVNRALMVLSGEDLYAIPLNTIEGIVRVSPYELETYYQPDAPRFEYAGQNYELKYLGDLLGNGQQPKLVGQSLPLPVILVRSSEHAVAVQVDALVGSREIVVKSLGAQFAGVHGISGATILGDGRVVVILDLLATIRSRHAHLVQPLPRSANVNLLPAEVDVERPPLVMVVDDSVTVRKVTSRLLERNGMNVLTAKDGVDAIALLQEQRPDIMLLDIEMPRMDGFEVATLVRHDERLKDLPIIMITSRTGEKHRERAMAIGVNDYLGKPYQESLLLETIQHLVKRT, from the coding sequence ATGACTGATCGGCACGACTACGTCGCCCTCGAGTGGGTCAAGGGCGAGATCGCGGAAACCCTGAAGCAGGCGCGACAGGCACTGGAGGACTTCGTCGAGAATCCCCAGGACCCGACGCGCATGCGTTTCTGCCTGACCTATATCCATCAGGTCCAGGGCACGCTGCAGATGGTCGAGTTCTACGGTGCGGCCCTGCTCGCCGAAGAAATGGAGCGTCTTGCCCAGGCGCTGATGGAAGGCCGTGCGGCCAACCGGGGCGAGGCCCTGGAAGTGCTGATGCAGGCCATCCTGCAGCTACCGCCCTACCTGGATCGCATCCAGAGTGCCCGCCGCGACCTGCCGATGGTCCTGCTGCCGCTACTCAACGACCTCCGTGCCGCCCGTGGCGACAACCTGCTCTCGGAAACCAGCCTGTTCGCCCCGGATCTTTCCAGCGTGCTGCCGGCGCTGTCCATGGACACCCTGGCACGCATGCGTACCGCGGACCTGCCGGTGCTGCTGCGCAAGCTGCGGCAAATGCTGCAGACCGCCCTGGTGGGCGTGATCCGCAACCAGGATCTGGCCACCAACCTGGGCTACATGGCCCGGGTGTTCGCGCGTCTCGAATCCCTCTGCCAGGACGCGCCGCTTGGCCCGCTCTGGCAGATCGCCTCCGGGCTGGTGGAAGGCCTGGCCAATGGCTCCGTGGTCAACGGTTCCTCGGTGCGCAACCTGTTGCGCCAGGTCGACAAGGAGCTCAAGCGCCTGCTCGAAGAGGGGGCCGATGGCTTCAACCAGGCGGCCCCGGAAGAGCTGGTGAAGAACCTGCTGTTCTATATCGCCAAGGCCCCGGCCCAGTCGCCGCGCATTCGCGCCCTGAAAGAGCGCTATCGCCTCGACGAGGCCCTGCCCGATACCGCCGTGGTGGACGAGGAGCGTGCCCGTCTCGCCGGTCCCGACCGCGATGCCATGCGCTCGGTGGTCACCGCCCTCTGTGAAGAGCTGGTGCGGGTCAAGGACAGTCTCGACCTGTTCGTGCGCAGCGACCGCAGCGGTGTCACCGAACTGGATTCCCTGCTGCCGCCGCTCAAGCAGATCGCCGACACCCTGGCGGTGCTCGGCTTCGGCCAACCGCGCCGGGTGATCCTCGACCAGATCGACGTCATCCACGGCCTGTCCCTGGGCCAGCGCGATCCCAGCGATGCGGTGCTGATGGATGTGGCCGGTGCATTGCTCTACGTCGAAGCCACCCTGGCCGGCATGGTCGGCCCGGCGGAGCCGGGCGTGGCGGAAGAAAGCCACCTGCCCACTACCGATGTGGCGCAGATTCACCAGCTGGTGATCAAGGAGGCGCGCAATGGCCTGGAACAGGCCAAGGACGCCATCATCGAATTCATCGCTTCGCAGTGGAACCACGAGCACCTGGCCCGTGTGCCGGAGCTGCTGACCCAGGCCCGCGGCGGCATGGCGATGATCCCCCTGCCGCGCGCCGCGGCCCTGCTCGACGCCTGCAACCGCTACATCCTCGAACAACTGCTGGCGCGCAAGGCCGTGCCCAACTGGCAGAGCCTGGACACCCTGGCCGACGCCATCACCAGCGTCGAGTACTACCTCGAACGCCTGTCCGAGGACCATGCCGCCCAGGGCGACCTGATCCTCGACGTGGCCGAGGAGAGTCTCGGCGCCCTGGGTTATCCGCTGCAGGAGAAGCCTTCCATCCTCGACCGCGTGGAAGAGGAAGAAGCCCCGGCGCCGCTGGCCGATCCGCTCCAGGAAATCGAAGTACTGGCCGCCGAAGAGTCGGAGCTGCACCAGCACCTGGACCCGGAAGACGAGCCGGAAGCCGTCATGCCCCAGGCTGCGGACTTAGAGCTTGCGGACGACGGCCTCGACTCGCAGGCACCGCTGGAGCCGCCTCAACTCGCCGAAGCGCCGGCCGCCGAAGGCGATCTGCTGGTCTCCGACGACAACTGGAGCCTGGGCGAGCTGGACGCCGAGCCGGCTGCCGAGAGCATCGACCTCAGCCTGGATGCCCCGCTGGAGCTGGCCGAAGCCACCGTGGCCCCGGCCGCCGAAGGCGATCTGCTGGTCTCCGACGACAACTGGAGCCTGGGCGAGCTGGACGCCGAGCCGGCTGCCGAAAGCATCGACCTCAGCCTGGACATGCCGCTGGAACTGACTGCCGCGGCTGCCCCCCTGGCTGACGACAACAGCTGGAGCCTTGACGATCTGACCGCCGACGCGGCGGACCTCGTTACCGAGCCCGCCCTGGATACCCCGGCCAAACCCGAGGCCATCGCTTCCCTGGAGTTGGAGTCCGCGTTGCTGCCGGAAGGCGAAGCCCTGCCCGGCCTCGATCTGGACGAGCTGGAAAACCTGCCCGCCGAAACCGAAGTACCGGTCGCAGGCGATGATGAACTGCTGAACCTCAGTCTCGACGAGCCGCTGGAATTCGACGAAGGCCAGCCGTTGCCGAGCTTCGACCTGGCTGACCTGGAGGAGCTGCCGCCTGCCCTGCCGGGCGACCCACCGGCACTGGACATGCCGCTGGAGAACTTCGACACGCTGCCCAGCCTGGATTTCGACGAGCTGGACAGCCTGCCAGGCGCCGAGCCGGTGGCTGAACTGGACGCCTTGAACCTGGACGACCTGCCGGCGCCGCTGGAATGGGACGAAGCCGCTCTCGCCGAGCTCGGCCTGCCGGAAGTGGAACTGCCCAGCGCACTGCTGGAAGAACCTGTTGTGGAACCCGCCGCCGAGCGGCCGCTGTCCCTCGCCGAGGTGATGGCCGCGCCGGTACCGGCATTCAACCCGCCGGCCCGCGAGGTGCCGCCGAGCCTGCTGCCGCCGCCCGCCGACGAAGAACCGGTGGACGACGAACTGCAGGAAGTCTTCATCGAAGAAGCCGGCGAAGTGCTGGAGACTCTCTCTGAATACCTGCCGCGCTGGCGCGCCGACAGCAACGACCGCGACTCGCTGGGCGAGGTGCGCCGCGCTTTCCACACCCTCAAGGGCAGTGGACGCATGGTGCGTGCGCTGATCATCGGCGAGCTGTCCTGGTCGGTCGAGAACCTGCTGAACCGCGTACTGGACCGCAGCATCGAAACCGACGAGCCGGTGTATCAGGTGGTCCAGGATGTGGTGGACCTGCTGCCCACCCTGGTCGAGGAGTACGCCGCCAAGGCCCAGCGCCAGCGCGACGACGTCGACCTGCTGGCCGCCACGGCCCATGCCCTGGCCAAGGGGCAGAGCCTCCCAAAATCTGAAGCCCCGGGTTCAGAGCAGGCCGTCGAGCCCGCGGGCGAGCCGCATGCTCCTGTCATCACCGAAACCGGTGAGGCCATGGACCCGCAGTTGCTGGAAATCTTCCGCAACGAGGCGGAGCTGCACCTGGAAACCCTCGCCGGCTTCGTCAAGGCGTGCGACCAGGAGTTGCCCCAGGCGGTCAATGATGACCTCCAGCGTGCCCTGCACACCCTCAAGGGCAGTGCGCACATGGCCGGCATCATGCCCATCGCCGAAATCGCCACGCCGCTGGAAAAGCTGGCCAAGGAATACAAGACCAACCTGCTCAGCATCGACCTGTCCGAGGCCGGGCTGCTGCATGAGGCGCTGAACCTGCTGCGCCAGGGCGTGGCCCAGCTGGACAGCACGCCGCTGGCGCCGGTACCCGGTACCGAGGCGCTGCTGGAGCGGATCCGGAAGCTGCATCAGGACCGCCTGGACGCCGCCAACGCCGCGCGCCGAGACGACAAGGGCGAGACCCGCGATCCGCAGATGATCTCCCTGTTCCTGGCCGAGGGCATGGACATCCTGCTGGACGCCGAAGACCTGCTGCACCGCTGGCGCGAGCACCCGGCCGAGCGCCAGGAGCTGGGCGCACTGCTGGAAGAACTGACCACCCTCGGCCGTGGCGCCGAGATGGCCGAGCTGCCGCAGATCGAAGACCTCTGCGAAGCTCTGCTGGATGTCTATGGCGCAGTCGATGAAGGCAGCCTGCCGGTCAGCGAGCGCTTCTTCGACGAAGCCGAAACGGCCCACGAGGCCCTGATCGGCATGATGGACCAGGTGGCCGCTGCGCTGGAGGTCACGCCTCAGCCCGAGCGCGCCCAGGCCCTGCGTGACCTGTTGCAGGACGTGGTGGACCCGGCGGCCCTGGCGCTGCTGGAGCCCGGCATCCCGGACCTGGAAATCCAGGAGCTGGACGCGGACGCCGCCGACTGGGCGCCGGCCGCCGACAGCCCGCCGCTTCCCGAACCGGTGGAAGAACCGCAGGTGCTGGAGGATGTCGCGCTGCCGGAACTGGCGTCCTTCGACCCCGAGGAACTGCCAGAGGCTGAGCCGCTGGACCAGGTTCCGGCCACGCTGGACGAAGAAATGGTGTCCATCTTCCTCGAAGAGGCGGTGGATATCCTCGACAGCGCGGGCAAGGCCCTGGAACGCTGGCTGGGCGAGCCGGGCAACAACCCGGCGCTGCTGGCCCTGCAACGTGACCTGCACACCCTGAAGGGCGGTGCGCGCATGGCCGAAATCCGCCCCATCGGCGATCTCGCCCACGAGCTGGAGTCCCTTTACGAAGGGTTGGTGGATCGTCGTTACAGCCATTCGCCGCGTCTCGCCGGCCTGCTGCAGGCCAGCCATGACTGCCTGGCTTCGCTGCTGGAACAGCTCCAGGCGCGCCGTGCCCTGTCCGATCCGCTGCAGCTGATCCAGGACATCCGTGGCTTCCGTCAGGGTGGTGCGCAGAGCCTGTCGGCCGCTGTGGTGCAGCCGCTGCCCGAGTCAGAAGCTTTCGACGCGCTGGACTTCGAGTCGGAGGGCGGCGCTGACCTGGGCGATTCGCCGGAGGCCGCCAACGATGGGCAGCCGGAGGAAGACGATGAAGTCCTCACCGAGCTTGTCGTCGATGTGCCCGAGGCCGATTCGCCAGCACGTCGAGTCGTCGAAGAGCCGGCCGCCTACGTCGTGCCCCAGGCTTTCGACAGCGACCAGGACCCGGAACTGGTGGAAATCTTCCTCGAGGAAGGTTTCGACATCCTTGATAGCGCCGGCGCCGCCCTGCAGCGCTGGATCGAGGACCCGGACAACAGCCTCGAAATCGAAGCCCTGCAGCGTGACCTGCACACCCTCAAGGGCGGTGCGCGGATGGCCGAGATCGGTCCCATCGGCGATCTCGCCCACGAGCTGGAATTCCTTTACGAAGGCCTCTGCGGTGGTCGCCTGCGCGCCAGCCCGGCGCTGTTCGGCCTGCTGCAGGCCTGCCAGGACCGCCTGAGCGAAATGCTCGACGCGGTGCGCGCGCGCGGTCCGTTGCCGGATGGAAAGGCACTGGTCGACGCCATCAAGCACTGGCGCGCCAATCCCAGCGAACAGCTGAGCATGCCCACCGCCGTGCACTTGCAGCCGGTGGTCGAGGGCGAACTGGAGGCCGTGGCCGAGGCGGACATCCTCGATATCTTCCTGGAAGAGGCCGATGACCTGCTGGAGTCCATGGAAGTCGCCATCGGCCGCTGGGAAGAGGCTCGCGACGACGGCGCCCACGTGGACGAGCTGCTGCGCGTGCTGCACACCCTCAAGGGCGGTGCGCGACTGGCCGGGCAGAAACGCCTGGGCGACCTCACCCACGACCTGGAACAACACCTGGTCGAGGCGCAGCAACAGGGCGCGCCCTGGCCGGAAAGCCTGTTCCTCGACGTGCAGTCGGGCTACGAAGGCCTGCAGGCGGAACTGGAAGAGCTGCGCCAGCAACTCGACCGGAGCCTGGCCGAAGAGCTGCCGGCGCCTACCCCGGCGCCGGGCCAGGCGGAACTGCCCCAACTGGCGGCGCCGATAGTCGCGGCCAGCGTTCAGCCCCTGGTGGTTGGCCAGGAGCGCGTGCTGCCCTTCGTCCAGCGGGCTCGTGAAGCCGCCCAGGAAGCCGCTGCCCGCCGCGCCCCGCAGGAACTGGTGAAAGTGCCCGCGGAGCTGCTCGAAGGCCTGGTCAACCTGGCCGGTGAGACCTCCATCTTCCGTGGTCGTGTGGAACAGCAGGTCAGCGACTTCAGCTTCACCCTGAGCGAGATGGAAGCCACCATCGAGCGGGTGCGCGACCAGCTGCGCCGTCTCGATACCGAGACCCAGGCGCAGATTCTCAGCCGCTACCAGGCCGAGGCCGAGCGCGCCGGCTACGAGGACTTCGACCCGCTGGAAATGGACCGTCACTCGCAGCTGCAGCAGTTGTCGCGGGCGCTGTTCGAATCCGCGTCCGACTTGCTCGACCTCAAGGAAACCCTGGCGGCGAAGAACCGCGACGCGGAAACCCTGCTGCTGCAACAGGCACGGGTGAACACCGAGTTGCAGGAAGGCCTGATGCGTACCCGCATGGTGCCCTTCGACCGCCTCGTGCCGCGTCTGCGCCGCATCGTCCGGCAGGTGGCCAGCGAACTCGACAAACAAGTGGAATTCGTCGTCGGCAACGCCGAAGGCGAAATGGACCGTACCGTGCTGGAGCGCATGGTGGCGCCGCTGGAACACATGCTGCGCAACGCGGTCGACCACGGCATCGAGAATGCCGAGGCTCGCCGTGCCGCCGGTAAATCGGAGAGCGGCACCATTCGCCTGAATCTCGGCCGCGAGGGTGGGGACATCGTCCTGACCCTGGCTGATGACGGCGCCGGGATCAAGTTCGAAGCGGTGCGCCGCAAGGCCATCGAGCGCGGCATGATGGACGCCGAATCCGACCTGTCGGACCACGAAATCCTGCAGTTCATTCTCGAACCGGGTTTCTCCACCGCCGACAAGGTCACCCAGATTTCCGGCCGTGGCGTCGGCATGGACGTGGTGCATTCCGAAGTGAAACAGCTCGGCGGCACCATGAGCATCGACTCGACGCCGGGCGAGGGCAGCCGCTTCCTCATCCGCCTGCCGTTCACCGTGTCGGTGAACCGTGCACTGATGGTGCTCTCCGGCGAGGACCTCTACGCCATCCCGCTGAACACCATCGAAGGTATCGTGCGGGTGTCGCCCTACGAGCTGGAAACCTACTACCAGCCGGACGCACCGCGCTTCGAGTACGCCGGGCAGAACTACGAGCTGAAGTACCTGGGCGACCTGCTGGGCAACGGCCAGCAGCCCAAGCTGGTGGGCCAGAGCCTGCCGCTGCCGGTGATCCTGGTGCGCTCTTCCGAGCACGCCGTGGCCGTGCAGGTGGACGCCCTGGTAGGTTCCCGCGAAATCGTGGTGAAGAGCCTCGGCGCGCAGTTCGCCGGGGTCCACGGCATTTCCGGCGCGACCATCCTCGGTGACGGCCGGGTGGTGGTGATCCTCGACCTGTTGGCGACCATCCGTTCGCGTCACGCGCACCTGGTGCAGCCGCTGCCGCGTTCGGCCAACGTCAACCTGCTGCCTGCCGAGGTGGACGTGGAGCGTCCACCGCTGGTGATGGTGGTGGACGACTCGGTGACCGTACGCAAGGTCACCAGCCGCCTGCTGGAGCGCAACGGCATGAACGTGCTCACCGCCAAGGACGGGGTGGACGCCATCGCCCTGCTGCAGGAGCAGCGTCCGGACATCATGCTGCTGGACATCGAAATGCCGCGCATGGACGGCTTCGAAGTGGCGACCCTGGTGCGCCACGACGAACGCCTGAAGGACCTGCCGATCATCATGATCACCTCGCGTACCGGCGAGAAACACCGCGAGCGCGCCATGGCCATCGGCGTCAATGACTACCTGGGCAAGCCCTATCAGGAGTCCTTGCTGCTCGAAACCATCCAGCATCTGGTCAAACGGACATGA
- a CDS encoding chemotaxis protein CheW, with protein sequence MSQAVTTQNSTASLTGLLLPLSDRTLLVPNVALAELIPYRAPQATPGLPAWLLGQVAWRDLRLPLLSFEAAAGGEVKVGSGARVAVLNALGGRPHVKFIALLLQGIPRSLKLEDDLRRANAPLSILELDSVQLGTDVAKIPDLMALEQMLADAGLI encoded by the coding sequence ATGAGCCAAGCCGTTACTACCCAGAACAGCACCGCCAGCCTCACCGGCCTGCTGCTGCCGCTGTCCGACCGTACCTTGCTGGTGCCAAACGTGGCCCTGGCTGAACTCATTCCCTACCGCGCGCCCCAGGCGACGCCGGGGCTGCCCGCCTGGCTGCTGGGGCAGGTAGCCTGGCGCGACCTGCGCCTGCCGCTGCTGTCCTTCGAAGCCGCCGCGGGCGGCGAGGTGAAAGTGGGATCGGGTGCCCGGGTGGCGGTACTCAATGCCCTCGGCGGCCGTCCTCACGTGAAGTTCATCGCCCTGCTGCTGCAAGGCATTCCCCGTTCGCTGAAGCTGGAAGACGACCTGCGCCGCGCCAATGCGCCGCTGTCGATTCTTGAGCTGGATTCGGTGCAACTGGGCACCGACGTGGCGAAGATTCCTGACCTGATGGCCCTGGAGCAGATGCTGGCGGATGCCGGGCTGATCTGA
- a CDS encoding protein-glutamate O-methyltransferase yields the protein MQPGGVWALKPLADMTTAEFHDWQKLLEERTGVVVSDQRRSFLQANLSTRMRELGVQDYASYYRQVTNGPRGAVEWSTLLDRLTVQETRFFRHPASFELLTDYLRGRIAAGLARPLEIWSVGCSSGEEPYSLAMLAAEALGGTERPDYFGVTGTDISLSALAKAREGVYGARRLEQLDAALAGRYFQVQGDGRYKIVPSLAARVCCARLNVLELAKAPMSGMDVIFCQNLLIYFRRWRRREILNRLAERLAPGGLMVLGVGEVVGWRHPDLDPVPNEQVLAFTRKG from the coding sequence ATGCAGCCAGGCGGCGTCTGGGCCTTGAAACCCCTGGCCGACATGACGACAGCGGAATTCCACGACTGGCAGAAGTTGCTGGAGGAACGCACCGGCGTGGTGGTCAGCGACCAGCGCCGTTCCTTCCTCCAGGCAAATCTCAGTACGCGCATGCGTGAGCTGGGAGTGCAGGACTACGCCAGCTACTACCGCCAGGTCACCAATGGGCCGCGTGGCGCGGTGGAATGGTCGACCCTGCTGGATCGGCTGACCGTGCAGGAGACCCGCTTCTTCCGTCATCCGGCTTCCTTCGAGCTGCTCACCGATTATCTGCGGGGCCGCATTGCGGCTGGCCTTGCCCGGCCCCTGGAAATCTGGAGCGTGGGTTGCTCCAGCGGTGAAGAACCCTATTCGCTGGCCATGCTGGCAGCCGAGGCCCTTGGCGGTACCGAACGACCGGATTACTTCGGCGTGACCGGCACCGACATCAGCCTCAGCGCCCTGGCCAAGGCCCGCGAGGGTGTGTATGGCGCGAGGCGCCTGGAACAACTGGATGCGGCTCTTGCCGGGCGCTATTTCCAGGTCCAGGGCGACGGCCGTTACAAGATAGTGCCGAGCCTGGCCGCACGGGTGTGCTGCGCACGGCTCAATGTGCTGGAACTGGCGAAGGCGCCAATGTCCGGCATGGACGTAATTTTCTGTCAGAACCTGTTGATCTACTTCCGCCGTTGGCGGCGCCGGGAAATCCTCAACCGCCTGGCCGAGCGCCTGGCGCCGGGAGGCCTGATGGTGCTGGGTGTCGGCGAAGTGGTGGGGTGGCGGCACCCGGATCTCGATCCGGTGCCCAATGAACAGGTTCTGGCATTCACCCGGAAGGGATAG
- a CDS encoding chemotaxis protein CheB, producing the protein MTEKTSARIAVLADTSLQRHVLQQALTGNGYQVVLNSDPARLDEEALGACETDLWLVDLALSEDSPLVDNLLEHASAPVLFGEGHAPERHSEHYPRWERRLFGKLKKLVGDPAVAVGPSLETLLAEAQRPSRLELPRALADTPLVAGEPARQVWLLAASLGGPAAVKAFLDALPGGLPIGFIYAQHIDPSFEGALPQAVGRHSQWHVNQARHGDAVRCGEVVVAPISRELNFTDDGRMQMGERPWPEPYSPSIDQAMLNLAQHFGAQCGVIAFSGMGSDGSAAAAYLRRQGGLIWTQSAESCACSSMPDSLREGGYSGFSGDPRELAAKLVEHLAAQFS; encoded by the coding sequence ATGACAGAGAAGACTTCCGCACGCATCGCCGTGCTCGCCGACACCTCGCTGCAACGCCATGTGCTGCAGCAGGCGCTGACCGGGAATGGCTACCAGGTGGTGCTCAACAGCGACCCCGCCCGCCTCGACGAGGAGGCCCTGGGGGCCTGCGAAACGGACCTCTGGCTGGTGGACCTGGCCCTGTCCGAAGACTCGCCCCTGGTGGACAACCTGCTGGAACACGCCAGCGCACCGGTGCTGTTCGGCGAAGGGCACGCACCTGAGCGCCATTCCGAGCACTACCCGCGCTGGGAAAGGCGCCTGTTCGGCAAACTGAAGAAGCTGGTGGGTGATCCGGCCGTGGCGGTAGGGCCGAGCCTGGAAACGCTGCTGGCCGAGGCGCAGCGGCCGTCCCGCCTGGAACTGCCCAGGGCGCTCGCCGATACCCCGCTGGTGGCGGGCGAGCCCGCGCGTCAGGTCTGGCTGCTGGCCGCTTCCCTCGGTGGTCCGGCGGCGGTCAAGGCGTTCCTCGACGCGTTGCCCGGCGGCCTGCCCATCGGCTTCATCTATGCCCAGCATATCGACCCCAGCTTCGAGGGCGCGCTGCCCCAGGCGGTTGGACGCCATAGCCAGTGGCACGTCAACCAGGCCCGCCATGGTGACGCCGTGCGCTGTGGTGAAGTGGTGGTGGCGCCCATCAGCCGCGAACTGAATTTCACCGACGACGGCCGCATGCAGATGGGCGAACGCCCCTGGCCGGAACCCTACAGCCCGTCCATCGACCAGGCCATGCTCAACCTCGCCCAGCACTTCGGTGCCCAGTGCGGCGTGATCGCCTTCAGCGGCATGGGCAGCGACGGCAGTGCCGCCGCCGCCTACCTGCGCCGCCAGGGCGGGCTGATCTGGACCCAGAGCGCCGAATCATGCGCCTGTTCGAGCATGCCCGACAGCCTGCGCGAAGGTGGCTACAGCGGTTTCAGCGGCGACCCGCGCGAGCTGGCCGCCAAGCTGGTCGAACATCTGGCCGCGCAGTTCAGTTAG